The Pirellulales bacterium genome includes a window with the following:
- a CDS encoding recombinase family protein, which produces MISSIAKLSKRFLIGGQAQLAGVFTLLLGILAAKALLATPACSSGDVMLALTVSAIGLASRARRRQPAAAAASYSRFSSQLQDEASIETQQQKCREAAARDGNAIGQHLEFADRAVSGTKLDRDGLNALMAAAEAGEFNTLYFFSLSRLARESVISMPILKRLVHVQRIRVISVSEGVDSAREGWEMVAQILSMQHERYVKELSANVLRGQEANVKNKLSVGDYCFGYTTVPVPGSEQTRRGRHARPRMTYVIEPEEARWVQQIFTWFVEERRSLRWIVRELNRQGAPKDHRSTTTSWHHQYIPRLLSNSKYVGRWSWGLLQNVRDPSTGTVSQDVRPAEQSDQWERHFPELRIVDDETFGAAQRLLTENAARRAHRHRDDGTFSRQQRGGAVDSPSHLLSGLIVCGECGRTFHVGGAHGKYLFCPGYHQGVCRCQTTLNRQLAESLVLAEISARIFDNPLWLDSVVRLSLDAWERRQRWLPDELRSTENRLEEVTRKIGRLIDTLENQKIPDSDVQDRIAERRAERRELMQRLTILRASADELPTAPTRSWILEQLHRIHEVLANRTPAAAFALRELVGGRITVEEVRRDKAKRYFLTGTFDPNLSRAMTLLAIPGSGDGDGKEGTSAVTIEFVRPDSLAADADQAKRLVDAGLSNKEIAKKLGCSQANITKLLKHWSQINGIELGSGHSRRAQRRRDELEPALYRDIADRVKQLVDGGCQRQQIAAILNCDMATITKAVRYWYESRHLLVPDGRVHRPDLSAGASRSDVDRNPIDRYAG; this is translated from the coding sequence ATGATCAGTTCAATTGCAAAACTTAGTAAGCGTTTCCTGATAGGCGGGCAGGCACAGTTGGCCGGGGTTTTCACGCTTTTACTTGGCATTCTGGCTGCCAAGGCGCTGTTGGCGACCCCGGCATGCTCCAGTGGCGATGTCATGTTGGCGTTAACCGTAAGCGCCATTGGCCTGGCAAGTCGCGCTCGCCGACGCCAGCCCGCAGCGGCAGCCGCCAGCTACAGCCGATTCTCGTCGCAACTGCAAGACGAAGCCAGCATCGAAACGCAGCAGCAAAAATGTCGCGAGGCCGCGGCGCGGGACGGCAACGCCATTGGCCAGCACCTGGAATTCGCCGACCGGGCAGTCTCCGGCACGAAGCTCGATCGCGATGGCTTGAACGCGCTGATGGCAGCAGCCGAGGCCGGCGAGTTCAACACGCTTTACTTTTTCTCGTTGAGTCGGCTGGCGCGCGAGTCAGTCATCAGCATGCCAATCCTGAAGAGATTGGTACATGTTCAGCGAATACGGGTGATCAGCGTCTCCGAGGGCGTCGACTCGGCCCGCGAGGGCTGGGAGATGGTCGCGCAGATCCTCTCTATGCAACATGAACGCTATGTGAAGGAACTTAGCGCGAACGTGTTGCGCGGTCAGGAAGCGAATGTCAAAAACAAGCTGTCGGTCGGTGACTACTGTTTTGGCTATACGACGGTTCCCGTGCCTGGTAGCGAGCAAACGCGTCGTGGTCGCCACGCGCGACCACGCATGACGTACGTGATCGAGCCCGAGGAGGCACGCTGGGTGCAACAGATCTTCACCTGGTTCGTGGAAGAAAGGCGATCGTTGCGGTGGATAGTGCGCGAGCTGAATCGACAGGGTGCCCCTAAGGACCATCGAAGCACCACGACGAGCTGGCATCATCAGTACATACCAAGGCTACTGAGCAACAGCAAATACGTTGGCCGCTGGTCGTGGGGACTATTGCAGAATGTTCGTGACCCCTCGACCGGAACCGTGAGCCAGGACGTGCGGCCCGCCGAGCAGAGCGACCAATGGGAACGGCACTTCCCCGAGTTGCGGATCGTCGACGACGAGACGTTCGGCGCCGCGCAGCGACTGTTAACCGAAAACGCTGCTCGCCGTGCACATCGCCATCGGGACGACGGCACGTTTAGCCGTCAGCAACGGGGTGGGGCTGTGGATAGCCCCTCACATTTATTGTCGGGCCTGATCGTTTGCGGCGAATGTGGCCGGACATTTCATGTGGGCGGCGCACATGGCAAATACCTCTTTTGCCCAGGCTATCACCAGGGCGTATGCAGATGCCAGACCACACTTAATCGGCAACTAGCCGAATCGTTAGTCCTCGCTGAGATTAGTGCGCGAATCTTCGACAATCCTCTTTGGCTCGATTCCGTGGTCCGACTGTCGCTCGATGCTTGGGAACGGCGACAGCGCTGGTTGCCAGACGAGCTCCGTAGCACTGAAAACCGACTTGAGGAAGTGACTCGTAAAATCGGTCGTCTTATTGATACCCTCGAAAATCAAAAGATCCCCGACTCGGACGTGCAGGATCGAATCGCAGAACGTCGTGCAGAACGGCGCGAACTGATGCAGCGACTGACGATTCTGCGTGCTAGCGCCGATGAGCTACCGACGGCGCCGACCAGGTCCTGGATCCTGGAACAACTGCATAGGATTCACGAGGTGCTCGCCAATCGCACTCCGGCTGCAGCGTTCGCTCTGCGAGAACTTGTTGGCGGACGGATCACCGTCGAAGAAGTGCGGCGCGACAAAGCTAAGCGGTATTTCTTGACAGGCACGTTCGATCCGAACCTGAGTCGCGCGATGACATTACTGGCAATACCGGGCAGTGGAGACGGCGACGGCAAGGAGGGCACGAGCGCGGTGACAATTGAATTTGTGCGACCGGATTCGCTGGCCGCAGATGCCGATCAGGCCAAACGGTTGGTGGATGCGGGCTTGTCCAACAAAGAGATTGCCAAAAAGCTCGGCTGCTCGCAGGCCAACATCACGAAGCTGCTCAAGCATTGGTCGCAGATCAACGGCATCGAGCTTGGAAGCGGTCACAGCCGGCGGGCCCAACGCCGGCGGGATGAATTGGAGCCGGCACTGTACCGTGATATCGCCGATCGTGTAAAGCAACTCGTTGACGGTGGGTGCCAGCGTCAACAAATCGCGGCCATTCTTAACTGCGACATGGCCACGATCACTAAGGCCGTTCGGTACTGGTACGAGTCCCGGCATCTGCTTGTGCCCGACGGTCGTGTCCACCGACCTGACCTATCAGCAGGAGCCTCACGATCGGATGTCGACCGCAATCCGATCGACCGTTATGCGGGCTAG